DNA sequence from the Paenibacillus azoreducens genome:
CAATTATGCTCCAATCGAGTCGCTTACGGGTCCGTCCGTCTGGATAGATTTATACCGCAGTGACGGATTTAAGCTTTATTCTTCTACGGATAAGGATGTATTCGGCTACATGATCAAAAGAGACATGGAAAGCTTGTATGCGGGGCTTTATGATCGAAAAGAAACAAACAGAACCTTTTCTATCAAAAAACCGGTATTTGCGGACGGCCAGGTCATCGGATTTTACGAAATAACTTTAGCCCGGAAAAAATGGACGGAAGGGGTGCGCAACCGCACTTTCATAATCGGAGCTTTGCTTCTGTTGTTTCTTGCCGCTTTGTATGTGGCGATTGCGTTTCTTCTGAATCGTAAGCTGGGCAGACCGCTCGGGTTATTAATTCGCAGAATGCAGGCATTTGCCAAAAACGAACCGCTCCCGGAAGCCAGGTATACCGCCGGAGGAGAGATTGGCGAAGCGCTGCAGCAATTTGACCGGATGCGACACCAGATCGAAGAGGCAAGGCAGGAAGTAGAGCGGCAGCAGCAGGCTAATAATTTTATGGTAGCTTCTCTCTCGCATGATCTGAAAACGCCTTTAACTTCCATCCGTGCTTATGCAGAGGCTCTGGCCGATCCTGCCAGGCTCGAGAAACAAGAGCGGGCCGAATATGAAACGGTGCTGCTTGCAAAGGTGGGTCAAATGCAGCAGATGATCGATGATCTGGCCGTATATACCTCGCTTCGTTCTTCCAGCCTGCCTGCCGAGCCGGTAGTGGTCGAAAGTGAAGAGTTTTTCGATATGCTGCTGTCCGGGTATGAGGCTTTAACAGGAGAAAACGGATTAAACCTGACGACCTCCGTCCGGTTGACCGGCTGCTGCAGCGTTGAACCGAAACAAATGACAAGGCTGATGGACAACCTGATGAGCAATGCGGTGAAATACGCGTGTTCCGGGGGGGTGGTCTGGGCTTCGGCGCAGGATTCGGATCTTGATTTGCCGGCATGGATTTTTCCGGAGGTCAAACCCGGAATCAAGCGCCCGGATGAACCCGAAATTTGGCTGCTCGTTCAGAACGAAGGCCCGGTTCCGGGACCCGAACAACTGCGGCTTTTGCATGAACCATTTTACCAAGCCGATACCGCCCGTACGTTAAAAAGAGATAAAACAAGCTCGGGCCTTGGGCTGAGCATCGTGGATATGATTGCCAGACGGCATGGGGGAAGCCTCGAGCTGCATGCTGATCCTGACCGGGGAATGCTTGCCTTATGCCGCTTGCCCAAACTTGCCCAAAATAAAAGGGAGATGAAATAAAATGATGAAAAGAACTTTGATATTATGCGCAACTTTGCTTATGACCGTCGTTGCCAGCGGATGTACACCAGGCGATAAATTGTCGCCGGATGAGCTGATCTCAAAAGTGGTTGCCGCCGATCCCCAGGTTGCTCCTTATGAGGTCGAAGGTAAGGTGCGGTATTATGAAGATAATAAATTAACCGAGGACAGCACGTATTCAGCCCTGTATGATCCTGCAAATGGCCGGGTACGGTATGAATCAAAGGCGAAGGGCGAAGTCACGATTTCCGTTAATGACGGTAAACAGATCACTTTTTACCAAACCGCAAAAAAAACAGCAACGATTGGAAGTGCGCCGAAACTGGGTATCTCTGGAGATCATTCTTTGAAAGGCCCGACCCTTAAAATGATAGAAGCGGTCCGGAAAACGCATGATTTGGAGACGCTGCCCAACGAAAAGGTTGCCGGCCGGGATACCTATCATATCCGCATGACGCCAAAAACAGAAGGTACGTTGTATGGCAAGCAGGAGCTGTGGATCGACACCAAGACCTGGAGCGAGCTCAAAGCAATCGTGGAAAACGGGAACTCCAGATTCGAGAGCGAAGTCACGCATCTTAACGATTCACCCGTCATTTCGGACGACAGCTTCAAGCTTAAGCTGCCTTCGGATGTGAAAGTAACACGGATGGAAGATCTTGCCGCGAGCAAAAAAATTACGCTTCAGGAAGCGGTGAAGGCGGTAGGAAAGTCTTTTAATTATTGGAATCGGGAGGACATGAAGCTTGACAGCATCGAGCTTGATGAGCTCAAGGGGAAGATTAACCGCAGCGAAATCACCTTGAATTACATGAAGGATGGCGTTGCATACGTCAGTCTGAGTATTTTCCCGGCGCCTTCCACCAAAGACAAGAACTTCGGCATGATTGACGTCAAATCGATCGAAGTCCGCGGACATAAGGGAATTTATGACGAAAATATACGCTTCATCATCTGGGATGAAGACGGACTGAGATATTCACTGCAGCTAGCACATCCGGATTTGAAGCTTGACGAAGCTTTGAAGCTTACTGCGGCGATGCAACCTGCGAAATAATGTTCAACAAGCCGCCCGGCTTCGGGCGGCTTGTTCTTTAAGCAGCACTAACTCATTGTTTTCGGGCTTTGCCGCTGCCGACTTGCCTAACTGCAAGTGCCTGCTTATTTTTAGCCCATTTAAATGTGCCCCCGCTCAAGGCGGGATACTGCTAATTCTATTGCTTGGATTTATAAAACTCATGATACAATTTCATTAACGCCCGTTTTTCGATGCGTGATACATAGCTGCGGCTAATGCCAAGCTCTTTGGCAATCTCCCGCTGCGTCCGTTCTTCGCCGCCGTGCTCCAGCCCGAACCTGCCCTTAATCACCTCTTGCTCACGGTCATCCAGGATGTCGAGATTGCGGTAAATTTTGCTTTTTTCGATTTTCAGCTGCACCATATCCGCCACGTCATCGTTTTCGCTGCCCAGGATATCTATCAATGTAATTTCATTGCCCTCTTTGTCAGTCCCGATCGGATCATGAAGCGAGACATCTTTCCTTGTTTTCTTCAAAGATCTCAAGTGCATTAAAATTTCATTTTCTATGCATCTCGCCGCGAAGGTGGCCAGCTTGGTTCCTTTGTTGGGCTGGAAGCTTTCAATCGCTTTGATAAGGCCGATGGTTCCAATGGAGATCAGATCCTCCAAATCTTCGCCGGTGTTGTCGAATTTTTTGACGATATGGGCTACAAGCCGCAGATTATGCTCTATAAGCATATTACGGCTAACCGGATCGCCCTCTGCCATACGCTGGAGATGCATCGTTTCTTCTTTTTCGGTCAATGGCTGTGGAAAAGCGTTGTTTTTCACATAAGAAACGAGCAATGTCAACTGCTTGATAAACAATGCGATGGTCGAAAACAATTCCATTTTGTATCAGGCACCTCCCATGTCAATGAGCCGAAGGGGAAGAGCCCGCTCCAGCACACAGTGAAGCTCAGTTCTACATTGTATGTGGGCAAAGGCCTATGTGTGCCTGTTTTAGGCAAGAAAAAAATGGCATAGAGATGATAAGTTAGACTGGATGTTTGTTCCTTCTATGCCGTATCATGGAGATGGGGAAAATCAAAATCCAATGAAAGCGTCTCCTTTGCAGATGCGGAAATAAAAGCGGATGAAATGCGGATTTTGTAAAAACATGCAAAACAATGGGGGGGCTAGGCGAAAAGATGGGGACAAGCTTAAAATTCAGGGAAGACGGCACGTTTATTATCGTACAGTTCACGGATGTCGAATTTATCGATGAATATGATTTCGACCCCGAATCACCCAAAATGGATGAAGAGACGCGGCGTATGATGGAAATGGTCATACGGGAAGAACAGCCCGATCTGATCGTATTTACCGGTGACGTCATTGCCAGCGCCAGAACTAAAGATCCTATCGGATCCTTCCGCAGGGCCGTGTCGGTCGCGGAGGATAACGGTGTTCCGTGGGCTGCTGTATTTGGCAACCATGATTCGGAAGGAGAGGTGCCGAGATCAAAGCTGCATGAAGTTCAGCTGGAACACGCATATTGCGTGGCAAAAGCCGATCCGCCGGGAGTGAGCGGCAGCGGCAACTTTGTGGTGACGGTCATGAACGAGCGGAATGAAGCGGCAGCGGCGTTATATTTTCTCGATAGCGGGGATTATTCACCGTTCGGGGGATATGATTGGATTCATCGGGACCAGATCGAATGGTATGCTTCCGAGTCGGGGAACCTGACGCGGCAAAACGGCGGGAACCCGTTGCCTGCGTTAGCCTTCTTTCATATTCCTCTCCCGGAATACAACGAGGCGTGGGATCGCCATGTTTGCTACGGACACCGGCTGGACGGAACCTGCTGCACCCCGACCGTCAATTCCGGATTTTTCGCAGCGATGCTGGAAATGGGGGATGTAATGGGCACATTTGTAGGCCATGATCATGCCAATGATTTCTGGAGCACGCTCCATGGCATCCGTCTCTGCTACGGCCGCGCAGCCAAATATGTCAGCTATGTTGATGGCAAACGCAGCGATTATTTTCCGACAGGGGCGCGGGTGATCCGTTTAAAGGCAGGCGAGCGTGAGTTTGACACATGGATCCGGGAAAATGACGGGACCGTCGTTTATGAGCAGCCGGAACACCTGCCGGAGTATGGCGGGAAAAGGTAATCGCGGCCGGCCTCGTAACCCCAACTCAAAGTGAAACGGAGGGAGTAGCTGGTGTGGAAATATATTTTGAACCGTACGCTGCAATCCATAGTTGTATTGTTAATTGTATCTTCAGTTGCATTTTCTCTGATGCATTTGATGCCCGGGAACCCGTGGACAAGATTTGGAATGACGGAGCAGCAGTTACAGGCAGTAGAAGAAATGAAGCAGCTGCACGGATTTGATTTGCCGATATATCAACAATATATCCGCTGGCTGGCAGGCCTTTCGCAAGGTTATTTGGGACTTAGCTATGATTTTGTACCGATTGACAGCTTTATCTGGGATTTTGCGCGAAATAGCTTGATTTTACTCGGGACGGCATGGTTGATTTCGCTGATGATTGCCATCCCATGGGGAATACATAACAGCTTGAAGCCGGGCGGCGTTTCCGACAGATTGGCCACGCTCCTCGGACTTATCGGTTTTAGCATACCTGCCTTTGTGCTTGGGTACTGGCTGCAGCAGCTGTTTGCAATGAGGCTGTTGTGGCTGCCGCCGAGCAGTATGCATACCCCTTCGAAAGCCGGCGATATTTTTGACTTGATTCAGCATATGGTTCTTCCCGTTGCAACGCTAACCTTGGGCATGTTGGCGTATTATCTAAAGTTTATCCGTAACGGAATGCTCGAAGTTTTGGAATCCCCTTACTTGATCACAGCCAGAGCCAAGGGGGCATCCGAAAGAAGAGTCATTTACCGCCATGCTCTGAAAAATACCCTTATTCCGATCATTACGTTGATTGCAATTGATATTCCCGCACTCATCGGTGGATCGGCCGTTGTAGAAAATGTCTTTCATTGGGAAGGACTTGGCTTTTTAATGTTGACCTCGGCTTTGCAACGGGATTTACCGGTTTTAATCGCCATCATATTGATTTTATCCATTTTTATTATTGCCGCTAATTGGTTGGCTGATGTTCTCTATACCCTCGTCGATCCACGCGTTCGATTAACTGGAAAAAAACGATCGTAAAATATTTAGTAAAAGGCTTTTCTGGTCATTCAAGCAGAAGATTTGGATGGCCTCCTCATTTTTCAGTCTTCAGACCGAGTGAAATTCCATTCCGGCGGTTGATTTCTTAACCGTCCCATGAGGATATGATGGGAATATAATATTTAGGAGGTTGTTCCCATGAACCGGATGAATCCCGTTACCCAGATTACCCGCGAATTCGCTGCCGGAAATATAGTTCAATTAAAAATGGATATTCAGGTTTTAGGAAATGTGAGGATTTATTTCGATGCCGGGGAGACGTGTTCGGTTTCTGCGTGCGGGGACCCGCACCTAATGCCCGACATTATGGAATACATGGACGATACGTTGTTTATATCGGCTAAAAATCTGAAGACTTATCTTACCAAAGGGCAAAGGGAAAAGCTGTTGCTTGAGATCCATGTGCCCGAACAGACCAAACTTTCGCTTAACTTCTTAGCTGGCGTCGTTATCTTGGAAGGAGGAACAGGCCAAGTAAAAATAAAGGGCTGGTCAGGAGAAGTAAGCGGCCGGACATATTCGCAGGATGTTCATATCAAACTTCACTGCGGCGATGTCTCACTGAGAGGACTCCCGGGAAAAGCGCGGATTGAAATCGGTCTGGGCAGCGCCTCTTTAGGCTGGGCCGAGCTTGGGGGAAGGGAAGATATCGATATCAGCTGCCGTTTTGGAGGCGTTGATTTGCTCTTGCCTCCGGAGTCATCCGAGAAACAGGAAGAGGGAGGAATTCTCAAAAAGTTTCGGATGCAGAATCGCATAGGGTCTAGATTGAAAGCGCGTGTTGGATTTGGTGGATTGGATGTCCTGGAAAAGCAATGAAGTGCATCAGTGATAAGCGGTTCTGATAAAAATACCATATTTGACTTTTTCTTCTTTTTAGGGTTTGATCAGTATATAGCATCCTTTGAATAAGCTGAACACTATCTGAATTTTAAAGCAGAAGATTTTTTCGGATACCAAGCAGTTAAAAGGAGGCCTACCATGCATAATCAAACTCAAGCCGATCCGCCCAAAAAGACCGCGCTCGTTACGGGAGGAAGCCGGGGAATCGGGCGCGGCATCGCGCTTGCGCTGGCTGAAGCCGGCTATGAAATCATGATCACCCATTATCGTGACGATGTTATGGCAGAACGAACGGCTGAAGAAATCGCCCGTTTGTCGGGCAGGGTATGTACGGTGCGCGAAGGCGATTTGCGGGAAGCGGAGGAAGCCGTAGGAACTGTCGCAGAGGCGATAAGGGCGATGGGGCAAATCGATGTGCTTATTAACAATGCGGGGATCGGCATGTATTCCTCTATCACCGAGCTTCCGCTTGCGCATCTGGATGATACCATGAACCTGAATTTCCGCGCCCCCATGCTGTTGATGCGAGAGGCATCGAAAGATATGATAGAAGCCGGGCGCGGCGGCAATATTATCAATATCGTATCCACGCATGCGGAGCGGGCCTATCCGGGCGATGCCGTATATGGCGGACTCAAAGCCGCGTTAAAGCGGGCTACGGAATCGGTGGCTCTGGATTTGTCGCCATACGGCATTCGGGTTAATTGCATTGCTCCCGGCGGGATTCTCGTGCGGGAACGCGAGCCGTTTCATGACCAGATCGGCGCCAAGATTCCGCTCGGAAGGGTCGGCATTCCTGAAGATATTGCCCAGGCGGCGCTCTGGCTTGTATCCGACCATGCCTCATACATTACCGGCATTACGGTCCGGATTGACGGCGGACTGATCCTGCCGGGCATGCCGGAAGATGGAGAAAGTACATGGGGCTTCCGGAAGGTTCAGCCTTTTACAGTGAATTCATGAGCGGGAAAACGAACAAACGGCAGGATCCGGTTCAGGCCGGATTACTGCCGCTTCTTGTGAAAATGAAGTCTTCAGATCGTCTGCTTGGGTGACGGATTATCGGGCGTGCGCTGCATGCGGCGTTTGATCTGTTCCAACGTCCGTCTGGATACCGTAATCGTGCGGGGATAAGCGAATTCATCCCTAAAATGAAGGGTATTGCCATCGATATTTGTAATTCTATTCACATTCACGAAAAGATTAAGCGCCGCGCGGACGAAATTGGGCTGCGCTTTGAGCGAAGCCAGTTCAGCGGAGGAAAGTCTCTTTTTTATAATATAGTTCCTGCCGTGAAAGATAACCTGCTCATGACTGCCCGTTTTGAAGAAAAAAGCATCGGTGACAGGGTCGAAACTTTGATATTCATATACCACCTTATCGTTTTGGTTCATCTTGCAAAAGCCCCCTTTTAGAAGATGATTTCCGTTAGCGCTTTCATTTTAACATAATTTTGTACTGTATATCATATTTTTTTGTGAAATTTATCAATTTTTTTGTAAGCTTGGACAAAAATGAAATGTAATTCAGCTATTTGATCGGATAATAAAAGTATTGCTAGGGGAAAAACAGCCTGCGAATCCAGGTATATCGGAATTCGCAGGCTGTTTGTTAAGAATTTACAAGTTTTTTGGGGTCCCCGCAAAGTATTTGGATTAAGCATCGAGCATAGGCTCCACTTTGGGGTTATTTTAAGCAGCGGTTTCGGAAATCAGACATTTTCCAAAATCGTGTTCAGCGTCGTCCGGTCAAGACCTTTAACAAGCTTGATCAGCAGCTCTTTGGCCGCATCGTAATCATCCGTGTGAATGATCGAAGACGAGGTATGAATGTAACGGGAGCAAATTCCGATCACGGTCGACGGTACGCCGATACCGCTCAGATGAACTTGTCCGGCATCGGTTCCGCCCTGGGATACGAAATACTGATATTTGATCTTATGGGTGTCGGCCGTATCCTGAACGTATTCAACAAGTCCGCGGTGGGTCAACATCGACGGGTCAAAAATGCGGAGCAGCACGCCTTGCCCGATATGGCCGAAGGAGCCTTTGTCTCCGGTCATGTCGTTAGCCGCGCTCGCATCGAGAGCGAAAAAGATGTCGGGCTGAATCAGGTTGGCTGCGGTCCGGGCGCCGCGCAAACCCAGCTCTTCCTGAACGGTGGCGCCGCAGTATAAAATATTCGGAAGTTTTTCCTTGTGAACCGCTTCAAGCAGTTCCACGGCCAGGCCGACACCGTAACGGTTGTCCCACGCTTTGGCCATAATTTTCTTCGGATTGGCGAGCGGCGTAAAGTCGCAAATCGGTACGATTTGCTGTCCTGGCCGAATGCCGAAAGATTCCGCATCCTCGCGGTTATCCGCGCCTACATCCAAATACATCGTTTTGATGTCAACAGGTTTGTTGCGTTGCGATTCATCGAGCAGATGCGTAGGAATGGAGCCAACCACGCCGATGACCGGACCTTGAGGCGTAATAATTTTCAGGCGCTGCGCCAGAACGGCTTGGCTCCACCATCCTCCGAGCGGCTGAAAGCGAATCATGCCGGTGTCGGAGATGCCTGTCACCATAAAACCGACCTCGTCAAAATGGCCGGCAACCATAACTTTAGGTCCTTGCTCATCACCCCGGAGCACACCGAAGAGGCTGCCGAGACGGTCCTGGACAAACTCATTCGTATATGGAGTTATCAATTCCTTTACATAATTGCGAAGTTCTTTTTCAAAGCCCGAAGCTGCGGGGAATTCCGTCAGCTTGCGGAACAGGTCCATTGTTTTTTGTTCCATGCTTTAATACGTCTCCTTTGCCGTTTCATTTCATCGTTTCGGTTTTATCACACCGCATTTGATGTTATCCATCCTATAGTATGAACGCCTTAAGTCGGATTGTCCATGATCCTGGGGGGGACGCACATTGTTTTTTTTTTCGAATACGATATATGTGGATGAACGTCCAGATCAGGTGCAGAAAGGAGCATCAACCATGGAGTTCATGCATGCCAACAGAGAAATGATTTTGGTTATCGTGCTGTTTATTTTTCTTCTTATCGTACTGCTGTGTTTTTGAACGGGGAGTGGCGGCAATCGTTTTTCCCGCGGGCATTCCATTAAACAGCTGCCGAAGCAAAGATGCTATGGCGGCTGTTTGCCGTGAACGAACGACTCTTTTATACATCATAATTTTGCAAAAAAACCACATAACAATCCATTGCAAGACAAATAATGAAAAAGGAAAGAAGAAGAGGAGGTGCTGGCATTGCCTGCAGGCGCAAAAAATAAGGGGGGACATTTCAGCCTGGACTCCCTGACGCACACGGAATATCAAGAGATTGCACAAAAGCATGAGCCGCCGCGCAGCATTTTCAAAAACTGCTTGTTGGCCTTTTTGTTCGGCGGCGGCATCTGCCTGCTCGGACAAGCTATTCAGCAAGGTTTCGTAGCCTGGTTCGATATGACGGTGAAGGAAGCCGCTAGTCCGACAGTTGCCGTGCTTATTATTATTTCCGTTATTTTGACCAGCTGTGGCGTATACGACAAAATCGCACAGATCGCGGGCGCTGGTACAGCAGTCCCGGTGACCGGGTTCGCCAACTCGATGTGCTCGGCAGCTTTGGAGCATAAAGCTGAAGGCTACGTGCTTGGGGTGGGTGCGAACATGTTTAAGCTGGCCGGATCCGTGATCGTTTTCGGCACCGTGGCAGCCTTTTTCGTCGGACTGGTGTACGCCGTCTTCGGGCTTGAGGGAGTGCATCATCCATGAGATTAAATGGCCAGACCTGGGAATTCACCTCGAAACCCGTCATCCTGTCTGCGGCGGCGGTGGTGGGTCCCGAAGAAGGCCAAGGGCCGCTTTCCACCGATTTTGACTATGTGTACGATAATATCGATATCAACGAAAAAACATGGGAGAAAGCTGAGCGCAGGCTTTTGGAGCAGGCGTCCCAGCTGGCTGTAGTCAAGGCGGAGCTCACCAAGGATCAGATCCAATTTTATGTGGGCGGGGATCTGATGAACCAAATCATCAGCAGTACCTTTGCAGCCAGAACGCTGGGGGTTCCTTACTTGGGGGTTTTCGGAGCTTGCTCGACATCGATGGAAAGCCTTGCGCTCGCCGCGCTTCTCGTGGATACAGGGGCAGCGGAGCGTGTTCTGGCCGGAACGGCCAGCCATAACTGCACGGCTGAAAAGCAGTTCCGTTATCCGACGGAATACGGCGCGCAGAAGCCGCCAACAGCGCAGTATACCGTGACGGGCGCGGGCTGCAGCGTTGTCGGCAAGAATGGAAAGGGGCCGGTCATTGCCAGGGCCACGATTGGCAGAGTCATGGATCTGGGGATCAAAGACCCGCTTAATATGGGCGCCGCGATGGCTCCGGCTGCAGCGGATACTATTGCCGCACATTTTCGCGATACAGGGCTTACCCCCGGGTATTATGACCTGGTTATTACCGGCGATCTGGCTTCCGTAGGCCTGCCTATTGCCAAAGAGCTGTTGCAAAAGGCGGGGGTTCATATGAATGGGACGGAGTTTACCGACTGCGGTTTGCTCATATACGATCTTCAGAATCAAACCTACGTGAAAGCGGGCGGAAGCGGCTGCGGCTGCTCGGCTGTCGTTACTTACGGACATTTGCTGAAAAAACTGATTCATAAAGAACTAAAAAAGGTGCTTGTCGTGGCAACGGGGGCGCTGCTTTCTCCGCTTTCGTACCAACAGGGGGAAAGTATTCCCT
Encoded proteins:
- a CDS encoding HAMP domain-containing sensor histidine kinase, producing MKMKTWVLLSYLVVMLLPLVALYGLYLILNSFYERQNVSETITASKEMTAIEEKLENTRWYRVQPRSNYAPIESLTGPSVWIDLYRSDGFKLYSSTDKDVFGYMIKRDMESLYAGLYDRKETNRTFSIKKPVFADGQVIGFYEITLARKKWTEGVRNRTFIIGALLLLFLAALYVAIAFLLNRKLGRPLGLLIRRMQAFAKNEPLPEARYTAGGEIGEALQQFDRMRHQIEEARQEVERQQQANNFMVASLSHDLKTPLTSIRAYAEALADPARLEKQERAEYETVLLAKVGQMQQMIDDLAVYTSLRSSSLPAEPVVVESEEFFDMLLSGYEALTGENGLNLTTSVRLTGCCSVEPKQMTRLMDNLMSNAVKYACSGGVVWASAQDSDLDLPAWIFPEVKPGIKRPDEPEIWLLVQNEGPVPGPEQLRLLHEPFYQADTARTLKRDKTSSGLGLSIVDMIARRHGGSLELHADPDRGMLALCRLPKLAQNKREMK
- a CDS encoding LolA family protein, whose product is MMKRTLILCATLLMTVVASGCTPGDKLSPDELISKVVAADPQVAPYEVEGKVRYYEDNKLTEDSTYSALYDPANGRVRYESKAKGEVTISVNDGKQITFYQTAKKTATIGSAPKLGISGDHSLKGPTLKMIEAVRKTHDLETLPNEKVAGRDTYHIRMTPKTEGTLYGKQELWIDTKTWSELKAIVENGNSRFESEVTHLNDSPVISDDSFKLKLPSDVKVTRMEDLAASKKITLQEAVKAVGKSFNYWNREDMKLDSIELDELKGKINRSEITLNYMKDGVAYVSLSIFPAPSTKDKNFGMIDVKSIEVRGHKGIYDENIRFIIWDEDGLRYSLQLAHPDLKLDEALKLTAAMQPAK
- the sigK gene encoding RNA polymerase sporulation sigma factor SigK produces the protein MELFSTIALFIKQLTLLVSYVKNNAFPQPLTEKEETMHLQRMAEGDPVSRNMLIEHNLRLVAHIVKKFDNTGEDLEDLISIGTIGLIKAIESFQPNKGTKLATFAARCIENEILMHLRSLKKTRKDVSLHDPIGTDKEGNEITLIDILGSENDDVADMVQLKIEKSKIYRNLDILDDREQEVIKGRFGLEHGGEERTQREIAKELGISRSYVSRIEKRALMKLYHEFYKSKQ
- a CDS encoding metallophosphoesterase family protein translates to MGTSLKFREDGTFIIVQFTDVEFIDEYDFDPESPKMDEETRRMMEMVIREEQPDLIVFTGDVIASARTKDPIGSFRRAVSVAEDNGVPWAAVFGNHDSEGEVPRSKLHEVQLEHAYCVAKADPPGVSGSGNFVVTVMNERNEAAAALYFLDSGDYSPFGGYDWIHRDQIEWYASESGNLTRQNGGNPLPALAFFHIPLPEYNEAWDRHVCYGHRLDGTCCTPTVNSGFFAAMLEMGDVMGTFVGHDHANDFWSTLHGIRLCYGRAAKYVSYVDGKRSDYFPTGARVIRLKAGEREFDTWIRENDGTVVYEQPEHLPEYGGKR
- a CDS encoding ABC transporter permease; translated protein: MWKYILNRTLQSIVVLLIVSSVAFSLMHLMPGNPWTRFGMTEQQLQAVEEMKQLHGFDLPIYQQYIRWLAGLSQGYLGLSYDFVPIDSFIWDFARNSLILLGTAWLISLMIAIPWGIHNSLKPGGVSDRLATLLGLIGFSIPAFVLGYWLQQLFAMRLLWLPPSSMHTPSKAGDIFDLIQHMVLPVATLTLGMLAYYLKFIRNGMLEVLESPYLITARAKGASERRVIYRHALKNTLIPIITLIAIDIPALIGGSAVVENVFHWEGLGFLMLTSALQRDLPVLIAIILILSIFIIAANWLADVLYTLVDPRVRLTGKKRS
- a CDS encoding SDR family NAD(P)-dependent oxidoreductase, encoding MHNQTQADPPKKTALVTGGSRGIGRGIALALAEAGYEIMITHYRDDVMAERTAEEIARLSGRVCTVREGDLREAEEAVGTVAEAIRAMGQIDVLINNAGIGMYSSITELPLAHLDDTMNLNFRAPMLLMREASKDMIEAGRGGNIINIVSTHAERAYPGDAVYGGLKAALKRATESVALDLSPYGIRVNCIAPGGILVREREPFHDQIGAKIPLGRVGIPEDIAQAALWLVSDHASYITGITVRIDGGLILPGMPEDGESTWGFRKVQPFTVNS
- a CDS encoding LytTR family transcriptional regulator DNA-binding domain-containing protein, which encodes MNQNDKVVYEYQSFDPVTDAFFFKTGSHEQVIFHGRNYIIKKRLSSAELASLKAQPNFVRAALNLFVNVNRITNIDGNTLHFRDEFAYPRTITVSRRTLEQIKRRMQRTPDNPSPKQTI
- a CDS encoding M42 family metallopeptidase, with translation MEQKTMDLFRKLTEFPAASGFEKELRNYVKELITPYTNEFVQDRLGSLFGVLRGDEQGPKVMVAGHFDEVGFMVTGISDTGMIRFQPLGGWWSQAVLAQRLKIITPQGPVIGVVGSIPTHLLDESQRNKPVDIKTMYLDVGADNREDAESFGIRPGQQIVPICDFTPLANPKKIMAKAWDNRYGVGLAVELLEAVHKEKLPNILYCGATVQEELGLRGARTAANLIQPDIFFALDASAANDMTGDKGSFGHIGQGVLLRIFDPSMLTHRGLVEYVQDTADTHKIKYQYFVSQGGTDAGQVHLSGIGVPSTVIGICSRYIHTSSSIIHTDDYDAAKELLIKLVKGLDRTTLNTILENV
- the spoVAC gene encoding stage V sporulation protein AC → MPAGAKNKGGHFSLDSLTHTEYQEIAQKHEPPRSIFKNCLLAFLFGGGICLLGQAIQQGFVAWFDMTVKEAASPTVAVLIIISVILTSCGVYDKIAQIAGAGTAVPVTGFANSMCSAALEHKAEGYVLGVGANMFKLAGSVIVFGTVAAFFVGLVYAVFGLEGVHHP
- the spoVAD gene encoding stage V sporulation protein AD; this encodes MRLNGQTWEFTSKPVILSAAAVVGPEEGQGPLSTDFDYVYDNIDINEKTWEKAERRLLEQASQLAVVKAELTKDQIQFYVGGDLMNQIISSTFAARTLGVPYLGVFGACSTSMESLALAALLVDTGAAERVLAGTASHNCTAEKQFRYPTEYGAQKPPTAQYTVTGAGCSVVGKNGKGPVIARATIGRVMDLGIKDPLNMGAAMAPAAADTIAAHFRDTGLTPGYYDLVITGDLASVGLPIAKELLQKAGVHMNGTEFTDCGLLIYDLQNQTYVKAGGSGCGCSAVVTYGHLLKKLIHKELKKVLVVATGALLSPLSYQQGESIPCIAHAVALEMED